In one Cyclopterus lumpus isolate fCycLum1 chromosome 24, fCycLum1.pri, whole genome shotgun sequence genomic region, the following are encoded:
- the max gene encoding protein max isoform X3, with amino-acid sequence MSDNDDIEVDSDADKRAHHNALERKRRDHIKDSFHSLRDSVPALQGEKVGKAQPASPPGTRCSGSHLSIQQASRAQILDKATEYIQYMRRKNHTHQQDIDDLKRQNALLEQQVRALEKVKGSAQLQASYSSSDSSLYTNPKGSAVSAFDGGSDSSSESEAEEPPNRKKLRVEAS; translated from the exons GCAGACAAACGGGCACACCACAATGCCCTGGAGCGCAAACGTAGGGACCACATCAAAGACAGCTTTCACAGCCTTCGGGACTCTGTACCCGCCCTGCAGGGAGAAAAGGTTGGCAAAGCTCAGCCTGCAAGTCCTCCAGGCACACGATGTTCCGGCTCCCAT CTGTCTATACAACAGGCGTCTCGAGCTCAAATCTTAGACAAAGCTACAGAGTACATCCAGTACATGAGGCgaaaaaatcacacacaccagcaggaCATCGACGACTTGAAGAGGCAGAACGCGCTGCTGGAGCAGCAAG tCCGCGCTCTGGAAAAGGTGAAGGGCTCCGCCCAACTCCAGGCCAGCTACTCCTCGTCTGACAGCAGCCTGTACACCAACCCCAAAGGCAGCGCTGTGTCGGCGTTCGACGGAGGCTCCGACTCGAGCTCCGAGTCGGAGGCCGAGGAGCCGCCCAACAGGAAGAAGCTGCGTGTGGAGGCCAGCTAG
- the max gene encoding protein max isoform X4 has protein sequence MSDNDDIEVDSDADKRAHHNALERKRRDHIKDSFHSLRDSVPALQGEKVGKAQPASPPGTRCSGSHASRAQILDKATEYIQYMRRKNHTHQQDIDDLKRQNALLEQQVRALEKVKGSAQLQASYSSSDSSLYTNPKGSAVSAFDGGSDSSSESEAEEPPNRKKLRVEAS, from the exons GCAGACAAACGGGCACACCACAATGCCCTGGAGCGCAAACGTAGGGACCACATCAAAGACAGCTTTCACAGCCTTCGGGACTCTGTACCCGCCCTGCAGGGAGAAAAGGTTGGCAAAGCTCAGCCTGCAAGTCCTCCAGGCACACGATGTTCCGGCTCCCAT GCGTCTCGAGCTCAAATCTTAGACAAAGCTACAGAGTACATCCAGTACATGAGGCgaaaaaatcacacacaccagcaggaCATCGACGACTTGAAGAGGCAGAACGCGCTGCTGGAGCAGCAAG tCCGCGCTCTGGAAAAGGTGAAGGGCTCCGCCCAACTCCAGGCCAGCTACTCCTCGTCTGACAGCAGCCTGTACACCAACCCCAAAGGCAGCGCTGTGTCGGCGTTCGACGGAGGCTCCGACTCGAGCTCCGAGTCGGAGGCCGAGGAGCCGCCCAACAGGAAGAAGCTGCGTGTGGAGGCCAGCTAG